From the genome of Nicotiana sylvestris chromosome 2, ASM39365v2, whole genome shotgun sequence, one region includes:
- the LOC104231293 gene encoding binding partner of ACD11 1 isoform X1 — protein MYLGHYAAEVTSLSPKATEKDVYEFFSHCGEIELVEIIRLSEYASIAYVTFEDTYALENAILLSGSTILDQCVRVSRLEAQIDEYDPWNNSRDKVENGSSYAQVTHTNEFISTPGEAVTMAQHVVETMIVKGYELSKDALTKAKAFDESYQVSSTAVAKGAELSKRVGLTDRIQSGMETVKSVDEKYHLSELTMSAVSFTGKTAVAAATTVVNSSYFSKGALWVSDALNRAAKVAADLGNNGVKKETVPLQMD, from the exons ATGTATCTGGGTCATTACGCTGCGGAAGTCACAAGTCTTTCTCCCAAAGCTACGGAGAAAGATGTCTATGAATTTTTCTCTCACTGTGGTGAAATTGAACTAGTAGAGATCATCAG ATTGAGCGAATATGCTTCTATAGCCTATGTTACGTTCGAAGATACTTATGCGCTGGAAAATGCTATATTACTTAGT GGATCCACTATATTAGATCAATGTGTTCGTGTATCTCGCTTGGAAGCACAAATAGATGAATATGATCCTTGGAATAACTCTAGGGATAAGGTGGAGAATGGAAGCAGCTATGCG CAGGTCACTCACACAAATGAGTTCATTTCAACTCCTGGAGAAGCTGTGACCATGGCACAGCACGTAGTTGAAACCATGATAGTGAAGGGATATGAACTAAGTAAGGATGCGCTAACCAAAGCTAAAGCATTTGATGAATCATATCAGGTCTCATCCACCGCAGTAGCAAAGGGGGCAGAGCTCAGCAAGAGAGTGGGGCTTACTGATAGAATTCAGTCTGGCATGGAGACTGTAAAATCCGTGGACGAGAAGTACCATCTTTCTGAACTTACCATGTCCGCTGTGTCTTTTACAGGGAAAACAGCCGTAGCTGCTGCAACTACTGTGGTTAACAGTAGTTACTTCTCCAAGGGAGCTCTTTGGGTTTCAGATGCTCTGAATCGGGCTGCCAAGGTGGCTGCTGACTTGGGTAATAATGGTGTCAAAAAAGAAACAGTTCCTCTGCAAATGGACTAA
- the LOC104231293 gene encoding binding partner of ACD11 1 isoform X2: protein MYLGHYAAEVTSLSPKATEKDVYEFFSHCGEIELVEIIRLSEYASIAYVTFEDTYALENAILLSGSTILDQCVRVSRLEAQIDEYDPWNNSRDKVENGSSYAVTHTNEFISTPGEAVTMAQHVVETMIVKGYELSKDALTKAKAFDESYQVSSTAVAKGAELSKRVGLTDRIQSGMETVKSVDEKYHLSELTMSAVSFTGKTAVAAATTVVNSSYFSKGALWVSDALNRAAKVAADLGNNGVKKETVPLQMD from the exons ATGTATCTGGGTCATTACGCTGCGGAAGTCACAAGTCTTTCTCCCAAAGCTACGGAGAAAGATGTCTATGAATTTTTCTCTCACTGTGGTGAAATTGAACTAGTAGAGATCATCAG ATTGAGCGAATATGCTTCTATAGCCTATGTTACGTTCGAAGATACTTATGCGCTGGAAAATGCTATATTACTTAGT GGATCCACTATATTAGATCAATGTGTTCGTGTATCTCGCTTGGAAGCACAAATAGATGAATATGATCCTTGGAATAACTCTAGGGATAAGGTGGAGAATGGAAGCAGCTATGCG GTCACTCACACAAATGAGTTCATTTCAACTCCTGGAGAAGCTGTGACCATGGCACAGCACGTAGTTGAAACCATGATAGTGAAGGGATATGAACTAAGTAAGGATGCGCTAACCAAAGCTAAAGCATTTGATGAATCATATCAGGTCTCATCCACCGCAGTAGCAAAGGGGGCAGAGCTCAGCAAGAGAGTGGGGCTTACTGATAGAATTCAGTCTGGCATGGAGACTGTAAAATCCGTGGACGAGAAGTACCATCTTTCTGAACTTACCATGTCCGCTGTGTCTTTTACAGGGAAAACAGCCGTAGCTGCTGCAACTACTGTGGTTAACAGTAGTTACTTCTCCAAGGGAGCTCTTTGGGTTTCAGATGCTCTGAATCGGGCTGCCAAGGTGGCTGCTGACTTGGGTAATAATGGTGTCAAAAAAGAAACAGTTCCTCTGCAAATGGACTAA